Proteins encoded by one window of Cryptococcus gattii WM276 chromosome K, complete sequence:
- a CDS encoding RAD57 protein, putative (Similar to TIGR gene model, INSD accession AAW46188.1), translating to MSFASFPIETLDLPNNFREAALKANLTTSAILLSPIPKLTELLKCKIPFAQDLVKAVSQALAPESVTLDVLFDEDYGRGACEKGTGEEMVGKGKGKWISTGDEGLDECLGGGLRRGCLYEIAGESAAGKSHFALTLALCCQLSSLTSSPGGSLILTSERELSTDRLIQLAESLLTTHEPQAEEHHEGERDPRVKGLLDSVLSNRVGDIDALEHALSYVIPALLESRLKASSSSSSSSSQPFPSRTRLKPIRLIILDSLTALLRGGSASSPSTRPAATSSSSLTERSKHLCVVADLLKALAVTYDVAVVVINQVSDVFPRHVPASSFGSPSMAAGTPPSSAWDQTQPFGPGMAQHQASNGNGNGGDPPMLYASQSRWFSGQSDVLNKEASLGIVWANAVNVRIMLSRTGRRRMLDQNDLRPVKRPRPRDQDEDEDQDQDQDQEAEGGAGVNEQEGRRRGIKVDEAKPTLIRRMHVVFSPFCPSGTVDYAITTSGIHSLPGSYEPVNILENMRRVWGNGIGTQTASVMMGTGDIGMGWGGIQKEGLGAVVGGSGLHGDVFDDYGELPTEYWDAVIAGETTAVEPPVMEETDERVVSEADAVEEMGHNFSHETEQEGLSKEK from the exons ATGTCATTTGCTTCTTTCCCCATAGAAACTCTCGACTTGCCGAATAACTTTCGCGAAGCTGCCCTCAAAg CAAACCTGACGACATCCGCCATCCTCTTATCTCCAATACCAAAGCTGACAGAGCTGCTCAAATGCAAAATACCTTTTGCCCAAGATCTTGTCAAAGCCGTCTCGCAAGCACTGGCCCCCGAATCTGTCACTTTAGACGTTTTATTTGATGAGGATTACGGTCGAGGAGCATGTGAGAAGGGGACAGGAGAGGAGATGgtcggcaagggcaaggggAAATGGATATCGACCGGTGATGAAGGGTTGGATGAGTGTCTGGGAGGGGGTTTGAGAAGAGGTTGTCTGTATGAGATTGCTGGAGAGAG TGCAGCTGGTAAATCTCATTTTGCGTTGACTCTTGCCCTTTGCTGCCAATTGTCGTCACTCACTTCGTCCCCTGGCGGCTCCCTTATCCTTACATCCGAACGAGAGCTCTCCACTGATCGACTGATCCAGCTCGCAGAATCTCTGTTGACCACACATGAGCCGCAAGCAGAGGAACATCATGAAGGGGAGAGAGATCCTCGCGTCAAGGGTTTATTGGACAGTGTCCTGTCAAACAGAGTCGGCGATATTGACGCTCTTGAACACGCTCTCAGCTACGTGATCCCTGCTCTCCTTGAATCCCGACTCAAagcatcatcatcatcatcatcctcatcatctcaaCCGTTTCCCTCTCGGACACGCCTCAAGCCTATCAGActcatcatcctcgacTCTCTCACTGCCCTATTACGCGGCGGCAGCGCGTCGTCCCCTTCTACAAGGCCCGCAGccacctcctcttcatccctGACAGAACGGTCCAAGCATCTGTGTGTGGTGGCTGATCTGCTCAAGGCGCTGGCAGTGACGTACGACGTGGCGGTCGTTGTGATCAACCAAGTATCTGATGTTTTCCCGCGACACGTGCCGGCGTCGTCGTTTGGTTCACCCTCGATGGCGGCGGGTACGCCTCCTAGTAGTGCTTGGGACCAGACTCAGCCGTTTGGGCCAGGTATGGCTCAACACCAAGCTTCAAATGGAAACGGAAACGGAGGTGACCCTCCGATGCTTTACGCAAGTCAATCACGATGGTTTTCTGGTCAAAGCGATGTGTTGAACAAGGAAGCGAGTTTGGGTATCGTATGGGCAAACGCAGTCAATGTACGGATTATGCTGTCAAGAACAGGTaggaggaggatgttgGATCAAAATGATCTGAGGCCGGTGAAACGTCCGCGGCCGCGTGATcaagacgaagatgaagatcaagatcaagatcaagatcaAGAAGCTGAAGGTGGGGCTGGGGTTAATGAACAAgaagggaggagaagagggatCAAAGTCGATGAAGCAAAGCCTACACTTATCAGGCGGATGCACGTCGTCTTCTCCCCCTTTTGCCCCAGCGGCACGGTCGACTACGCGATCACGACTAGCGGGATCCATTCCTTACCAGGCAGCTATGAACCGGTCAATATCTTAGAAAATATGCGCAGGGTATGGGGTAATGGAATAGGCACGCAGACGGCGTCGGTCATGATGGGTACAGGAGATATAGGTATGGGATGGGGAGGGATACAAAAAGAGGGCCTTGGCGCTGTCGTTGGCGGTAGCGGGCTTCATGGGGATGTGTTTGATGATTATGGGGAACTGCCGACAGAGTATTGGGATGCAGTGATAGCTGGAGAGACCACGGCGGTTGAGCCGCCTGTGATGGAAGAAACGGATGAGCGTGTTGTTAGTGAAGCAGATGCAGTGGAAGAGATGGGTCATAATTTCAGCCATGAAACCGAGCAAGAGGGGTTAAGCAAGGAAAAATAG
- a CDS encoding 5-methyltetrahydropteroyltriglutamate-homocysteine S-methyltransferase, putative (Similar to TIGR gene model, INSD accession AAW46187.1), whose protein sequence is MVKSAVLGYPRIGVNRAMKKAIEAYWAGKISAEELQTTAKNVRKERWESIKNAGVDSIPSGEFTLYDHLLDHSFNFGVIPERYVSQKLDPLDTYFAMGRGRQDRSKGIDVVACEMGKFFDSNYHIVKVDHSPETEFKLNNNQALAEYKEAKELGITTRPVLFGPITYLSLVRKANSAPAEFQPLDLLDKLIPVYKELLSQLKEAGVEEVQLDEPILVMDKAESQGELFKKTYEALAPVAPKITITSAYGRVGKSIAFLKDLPVFALHLDLDREPKQLEEVVAAIKPTKLHLELGVVSGRNIWKNDLKASKALAEKAIAELGADRVSVSTSSSLLHTPISVKVENKITAEQLSWLSFAEEKCEEVAALAQALNGTEGAIFEQNTKDIAARREFERTSDSAVRDRVAAITEEQLKRKSPFPTRREAQKKHLSLPKFPTTTIGSFPQTKEIRVARAKFGKGEITKEEYEKAMENEIKAVVDFQEKCGLDLLVHGEPERNDMVQYFGEQLNGFIFTQLGWVQSYGSRYVRPPIVVSDVSRPSPMTVKWSAYAQSLTEKPMKGMLTGPVTILNWSFPRADVSKEIQSKQLALALRDEVVDLANAGIKAIQVDEPAIREGLPLRKADWDNYLTWAVDSFRLSTSGVEDDIQVHSHFCYSDFGDIFPSIQRLDADVISIEASKADLKLLDVFKSYGYSNEIGPGVYDIHSPRVPSEQEIKDRIASMVKVLPADLMVVNPDCGLKTRGWKETEESLANLVAAAKWARETYA, encoded by the exons ATGGTCAAGTCCGCTGTCCTTGGTTACCCCCGTATCGGTGTCAACCGTGCCATGAAGAAG GCCATTGAGGCTTACTGGGCTGGCAAGATCTCCGCTGAGGAGCTCCAGACCACCGCCAAGAACGTCAGGAAGGAGCGATGGGAGTCTATCAAGAACGCTGGTGTTGACTCCATCCCTTC CGGTGAGTTCACCCTTTACGACCACCTCCTCGACCACTCTTTCAACTTTGGTGTCATCCCCGAGCGATACGTTTCTCAGAAGCTTGACCCCCTTGACACCTACTTCG CTATGGGCCGAGGACGACAGGACAGGTCTAAGGGTATCGATGTCGTTGCTTGCGAAATGGGCAAGTT CTTCGACTCCAACTACCACATCGTCAAGGTCGACCACTCTCCCGAGACCGAGTTCAAGCTCAACAACAACCAGGCCCTTGCTGAATACAAGGAGGCCAAGGAGCTCGGCATCACCACCCGACCTGTTCTTTTCGGTCCTATCACTTACCTCTCTCTCGTCCGAAAGGCCAACTCTGCCCCCGCCGAGTTCCAGCCCCTCGACCTCCTTGACAAGCTTATCCCTGTCTACAAGGAGCTCCTCTCTCAGCTCAAGGAGGCTGGTGTTGAGGAGGTTCAGCTCGACGAGCCTATCCTCGTGATGGACAAGGCCGAGTCCCAGGGTGAGCTCTTCAAGAAGACCTACGAGGCTCTTGCTCCCGTTGCCCCCAAGATCACCATCACCTCTGCCTACGGCCGAGTCGGCAAGTCCATTGCGTTCCTCAAGGACCTCCCCGTCTTCGCTCTCCACCTCGACCTCGACCGTGAGCCCAAGCAGCTCGAGGAGGTTGTTGCCGCCATCAAGCCCACCAAGCTCCACCTCGAGCTCGGTGTCGTTTCTGGCCGAAACATCTGGAAGAACGACCTTAAGGCTTCCAAGGCTCTCGCCGAGAAGGCCATCGCTGAGCTCGGCGCCGACCGTGTCTCTGtctccacctcttcttctcttctccacacCCCCATCTCCGTCAAGGTTGAGAACAAGATCACTGCTGAGCAGTTGAGCTGGCTCTCGTTCGCCGAAGAGAAGTGTGAGGAAGTTGCCGCCCTTGCCCAGGCTCTTAACGGTACCGAGGGTGCCATCTTCGAGCAGAACACCAAGGACATTGCTGCCCGACGAGAGTTTGAGCGAACCTCTGACTCTGCTGTCCGTGACCGAGTTGCTGCCATCACCGAGGAGCAGCTCAAGCGAAAGTCTCCTTTCCCTACCCGTCGTGAGGCCCAGAAGAAGCACCTCAGCCTCCCCAAGTTccccaccaccaccatcgGTTCTTTCCCCCAGACCAAGGAGATCCGAGTTGCCCGTGCCAAGTTCGGCAAGGGTGAGATCACCAAGGAGGAGTACGAGAAGGCTATGGAGAACGAGATCAAGGCTGTCGTTGACTTCCAGGAGAAGTGCGGTCTTGACCTCCTCGTCCACGGCGAGCCCGAGCGAAACGACATGGTTCAGTACTTCGGCGAGCAGCTCAACGGTTTCATCTTCACTCAACTCGGTTGGGTCCAGTCTTACGGTTCTCGATACGTCCGACCCCCTATCGTTGTCTCTGACGTCTCCCGACCTTCTCCCATGACCGTCAAGTGGTCTGCTTACGCTCAGAGCCTCACTGAGAAGCCCATGAAGGGTATGCTTACTGGTCCCGTTACC ATCCTTAACTGGTCCTTCCCCCGAGCCGATGTCTCCAAGGAGATTCAGTCTAAGCAGCTTGCTCTTGCCCTCCGAGACGAGGTCGTTGACCTCGCCAACGCTGGTATCAAGGCTATCCAGGTCGACGAGCCCGCTATCCGAGAGGGTCTTCCCCTCCGAAAGGCCGACTGGGACAACTACCTCACCTGGGCCGTTGACTCTTTCCGACTCTCCACCTCTGGTGTTGAGGACGACATCCAGGTCCACTCCCACTTCTGTTACTCCGACTTTGGAGACATCTTCCCCTCTATCCAGCGACTTGACGCTGATG TCATCTCCATTGAGGCTTCCAAGGCCGACCTCAAGCTCCTTGACGTATTCAAGTCTTACGGCTACTCCAACGAGATCGGCCCTGGTGTCTACGACATCCACTCTCCTCGTGTCCCCTCTGAGCAGGAGATCAAGGACCGAATTGCCTCCATGGTCAAGGTCCTCCCCGCCGACCTCATGGTTGTCAACCCCGACTGTGGTCTCAAGACCCGAGGCTGGAAGGAGACTGAGGAGTCCCTCGCCAACCTCGTCGCCGCTGCCAAGTGGGCCCGTGAGACCTACGCTTAA